The genomic DNA GTTGCCAGTGCCTTGGGCAATGTCATTCCTGCTTTTACTTTCTTATTGGCAATTGTACTGAGGTTGATTCAGATATTAATTCCAAGTAATTTTACAGTGAATTTAGTTCATTCAAATATCATTCTATATTTGGTCTTTTTTTGCTCAGGATGGAAAAGCTCAACTTGAAGACTGTAAGAGGGAGGGCCAAGCTTGCAGGGGCCATCTTCTGCATCACTGGTTCCCTGATCTTCACATTTTGGAAAGGTCATTTTGTTGGGGGCCTTTGTTACTTCACCTATGATCCAACTTCATTTCGAAAGTCCTGAGAAAGGCGATGCCTGGCTTAAAGGCTCTGCTCTTATGCTATTCGGCTATTTTGCATGTAGTGTATCACTTGTTCTTCAGGTATTGCGTCAATGGTGTCCCTTGTGTTGTCACATGTatcgcttttgatgtaaaaagaatgtttgggtattttatggatattgttgtaagaagattatttatataatttgtgaatatttgtgtattttatggatattattgaatgaagaatatttgtacaatttgtgaatatttgtgtattttttttgttattatcggttttaaaatcaaatctgtgctgttaaaatatatacatattacatcggttttccaccgatgtaaaaccggtgttataaagtaatattacatcggttttacaccgttgatgaaacgatgTTGTTAAGtaatactacaccggttaataaccgattcgaagaccgatgtcgttaagtgatactacaccggttttaacccgatgtctaaaatgacagacttttaacatcggcttcatagacatcggtcgaaaatcaaatagacaccgg from Zingiber officinale cultivar Zhangliang chromosome 4A, Zo_v1.1, whole genome shotgun sequence includes the following:
- the LOC121970362 gene encoding WAT1-related protein At2g40900-like — encoded protein: MFLNSSHGCRNRRPSFSFGVMLKIFILAMLGITIQQNVYYVGLHLISPTVASALGNVIPAFTFLLAIVLRMEKLNLKTVRGRAKLAGAIFCITGSLIFTFWKGHFVGGLCYFTYDPTSFRKS